From Echinicola soli, a single genomic window includes:
- a CDS encoding RagB/SusD family nutrient uptake outer membrane protein: MKFKQYHKLFYWTLFLGAGLLLTSCYGDYLDQVPDDRLSIEDVFKRRTTTEQYLANVYAYIRSETDHNTGNCPWEGLSDEMDVTYNNYPTYSMNLGSWDRNRGDYNYWNHYYEGIRSASYFIHHVDENQELSDELIAQYKAEARFLRAYFYSMIMRQYGPVILLPDEPIAPDATIEEMSIPRSPYDACVDYVVAEMDLSLEHLPVEPTNTREWGRINQGMVKAFKARTLLYAASPLYNGNTDYADFKNPDGTQLISQQYDENKWKRAADAAKEVIDMGKYELYREYNGDGSLDPYASLKNVFLRDWNPEIIFAKVSDMYAIDKNGSPYIAGGWSSWGPTQSAVDAYFMANGRRIDDPASGYLEQGFAEEETAYYDQGTYNMYVGREPRFYVAITFNGSKWINNEFGANGEPLVVEMYNGGNSGRYTGRNWSRTGYVVRKQVHPSSTVKPDRIAGRMEVKFRLAEIYLSYAEALNEYDPGNPDILHYLNLIRERAGIPQYGQGEDRVPAPQGQEATRAAIHRERRVELAFENLRYFDTRRWKVAESTDGGPFYGMDVDATDTEGFSERVVFEERVFEKKHYLWNIVQSELDRNGLLVENPGW, encoded by the coding sequence ATGAAATTCAAGCAATATCATAAATTATTTTACTGGACCCTGTTCCTTGGAGCAGGGCTGCTGCTGACCTCCTGCTACGGAGACTATTTGGACCAGGTGCCAGATGACCGCCTGTCCATTGAGGATGTGTTCAAACGCAGGACCACCACCGAACAGTACCTGGCCAATGTGTACGCTTATATCCGGAGTGAAACCGACCATAATACCGGCAACTGCCCCTGGGAAGGGCTGTCCGATGAAATGGATGTGACCTATAACAACTATCCCACCTATAGTATGAACCTGGGAAGCTGGGACCGCAACAGGGGGGATTACAATTATTGGAACCACTATTATGAAGGTATCCGGTCGGCCTCCTACTTTATCCATCACGTAGATGAGAACCAGGAGCTCAGTGATGAGCTGATCGCCCAGTACAAGGCGGAGGCCAGGTTTTTACGGGCATACTTCTATTCGATGATCATGCGGCAGTACGGTCCGGTAATCCTGCTTCCCGACGAGCCCATAGCACCCGATGCTACCATTGAGGAAATGAGCATCCCCAGAAGTCCCTATGATGCATGTGTGGATTACGTAGTGGCAGAAATGGACCTTTCATTGGAGCATTTGCCCGTAGAACCGACCAACACAAGGGAATGGGGCAGGATCAACCAGGGCATGGTAAAAGCCTTTAAAGCAAGGACCCTGCTTTATGCGGCAAGCCCCTTGTACAATGGGAATACCGATTATGCGGATTTCAAAAACCCTGACGGGACGCAGCTGATCAGCCAGCAGTATGATGAAAACAAATGGAAAAGGGCCGCAGATGCCGCCAAAGAAGTCATTGACATGGGTAAATATGAGCTTTACCGGGAATACAATGGGGATGGAAGCCTGGATCCCTACGCTTCCCTGAAGAATGTATTCCTAAGGGACTGGAACCCTGAAATTATTTTTGCCAAGGTATCGGATATGTATGCCATCGACAAGAATGGAAGCCCGTACATTGCGGGGGGCTGGTCCTCCTGGGGACCGACCCAGTCGGCGGTGGATGCCTATTTTATGGCAAACGGCAGGAGGATAGATGATCCTGCTTCAGGATACCTCGAGCAAGGGTTTGCCGAGGAAGAAACAGCCTATTATGATCAGGGGACATACAATATGTATGTAGGCCGCGAGCCCAGGTTTTACGTGGCCATTACCTTCAATGGGAGCAAATGGATAAACAATGAATTCGGTGCTAACGGAGAACCATTGGTAGTGGAAATGTACAACGGGGGAAACAGTGGACGGTACACCGGTAGGAACTGGTCCAGAACCGGATATGTGGTCAGAAAACAGGTCCACCCGAGCAGTACGGTAAAGCCTGACAGGATAGCCGGAAGGATGGAAGTGAAGTTCCGGTTGGCAGAGATATACCTCAGCTACGCCGAAGCCTTGAATGAATATGACCCGGGAAATCCCGATATCCTCCATTACCTCAACCTGATCCGGGAAAGGGCAGGAATTCCCCAGTACGGGCAAGGAGAGGACCGCGTACCGGCACCGCAGGGGCAGGAAGCTACCAGGGCGGCCATTCACCGTGAAAGGCGGGTTGAGCTGGCCTTTGAAAACCTGCGCTATTTTGATACGCGTCGCTGGAAGGTGGCCGAAAGCACGGATGGAGGACCCTTTTACGGAATGGATGTGGATGCCACCGATACGGAAGGCTTTTCTGAAAGAGTGGTCTTTGAAGAGCGGGTGTTCGAAAAGAAACATTACCTCTGGAACATTGTCCAGTCTGAGCTGGATAGAAACGGGCTGCTGGTTGAAAATCCAGGTTGGTAA
- a CDS encoding RNA polymerase sigma-70 factor gives MRIEDKLLIREIQKRNKEVFEVLFHDYYPGLVKFAEGFVFEPEVCQDIVQNIFIHIWEQAEYLTITVSLKSYLYKAVRNRCLNHIRNLNIQDKHHLLYIEASLNDSQAGWEDTEITQKIESAIDELPPKMAEIFKLKYLEEKTLRDIAAQLDISENTIKTQLLRAKGKLRKALVRTLDLNFFL, from the coding sequence GTGAGAATCGAAGATAAATTATTGATAAGGGAAATTCAAAAACGGAACAAAGAGGTTTTTGAAGTACTCTTTCATGATTATTATCCCGGTTTAGTAAAGTTCGCTGAAGGCTTTGTATTTGAACCTGAAGTATGCCAAGACATTGTACAGAATATTTTTATCCATATTTGGGAACAAGCGGAATATTTGACAATTACTGTTTCACTAAAGTCGTACCTGTATAAGGCTGTCAGAAATAGATGCTTAAATCACATCAGAAATCTTAACATCCAGGATAAGCACCATTTGTTATATATTGAGGCAAGTTTAAATGATTCCCAGGCGGGTTGGGAGGATACTGAAATCACCCAAAAAATAGAAAGCGCCATTGATGAGCTACCTCCGAAAATGGCAGAAATTTTTAAGCTCAAATACTTGGAGGAAAAAACACTACGAGACATTGCCGCCCAGCTCGATATTTCTGAAAATACCATCAAAACCCAACTGTTGAGGGCCAAAGGAAAACTAAGGAAGGCACTGGTTAGGACTCTTGATCTGAATTTTTTTCTATAA
- a CDS encoding glycoside hydrolase family 76 protein, with protein MMMKTRADAATLLTMLLGVFLAACTGAEEEPAAPGEQQDKEEEIDWMSIADRSQESLLREYWSDQHYFTQNNGEHIGFNYWWNAHALDVWVDAYLRTGDVEYTELMDQLLAGCRRKNGDTMWNTFYDDMEWMALACLRAYDATGEEKYKTLSRMLWDEIKVGWSDINHGGIAWASGSPGSKNACSNAPAVILAARLYQEDRRQEDLDWALKIYQWQKKYLVDPARGVVWDGYGNFNENNIYTYNQGTYLGASLELFEILGEESYMREAIRTANYVVHDRDRFSPEGILRGENSGDGGLFKGIFIRYLTQLALAPALDGMTRASYLHYLDDNARSLWTTATLKPDILFGHTWRGVPDGKTIDCSIHLSAVMMLEARYAVDGLMGEETSSSPAFNSISQTQKR; from the coding sequence ATGATGATGAAAACACGCGCTGATGCAGCAACCTTATTGACCATGTTGCTTGGTGTCTTTTTGGCAGCCTGTACCGGTGCCGAAGAGGAGCCGGCCGCACCTGGGGAGCAACAGGACAAAGAAGAGGAAATCGACTGGATGTCAATAGCCGACCGGTCGCAGGAAAGCCTGTTAAGGGAATATTGGTCCGACCAGCATTATTTTACCCAGAACAATGGCGAACATATTGGATTCAATTACTGGTGGAATGCCCATGCGCTGGATGTATGGGTGGATGCCTACCTCCGTACCGGCGATGTAGAGTATACTGAACTGATGGACCAACTGTTGGCAGGCTGCCGAAGGAAAAACGGCGACACCATGTGGAACACCTTTTATGATGATATGGAATGGATGGCACTGGCCTGCCTGCGGGCTTACGATGCCACCGGAGAGGAAAAATATAAAACCCTTTCGCGTATGCTATGGGATGAAATCAAGGTCGGATGGAGCGATATCAACCATGGTGGCATTGCCTGGGCAAGCGGATCCCCTGGGTCAAAAAATGCATGTTCAAATGCACCGGCGGTTATTTTGGCCGCCAGGTTGTATCAAGAAGACCGCAGACAGGAGGACTTGGACTGGGCACTTAAAATCTACCAATGGCAGAAAAAATACCTGGTCGACCCTGCCAGGGGAGTGGTATGGGATGGCTATGGGAATTTCAATGAAAATAATATCTATACCTATAACCAGGGAACCTACCTGGGCGCAAGCCTTGAGCTGTTTGAAATCCTGGGGGAGGAAAGCTATATGCGTGAAGCCATCCGTACGGCCAATTATGTGGTCCACGACCGCGACAGGTTTTCTCCCGAGGGGATCTTACGTGGGGAAAACAGTGGTGACGGAGGTCTTTTCAAAGGCATTTTCATCCGCTACCTAACCCAGTTGGCCCTGGCACCGGCATTGGATGGGATGACAAGGGCCAGCTATCTCCACTACCTGGACGACAATGCCCGCAGCCTTTGGACCACCGCCACGTTAAAGCCCGATATCCTGTTCGGACACACCTGGAGAGGGGTGCCTGATGGAAAAACCATCGATTGTTCGATCCACCTGAGTGCAGTAATGATGCTGGAAGCAAGGTACGCAGTGGATGGACTGATGGGGGAGGAGACATCCTCTTCCCCCGCCTTTAATTCAATTTCGCAAACACAAAAGAGATGA
- a CDS encoding SGNH/GDSL hydrolase family protein: protein MRGTPLLLILGLLCGQLKGQSRLVEQLAKGKDQLVVVYGTSLSSGERGGAWMGEVSRQLNARYDGHLDYILSGKGGMWSTWGVQHLEDSVIAKHPDVVIIEFAINDAFEDYHTPLSVSELNLRYMVDRIKLSDPSCEIILQVMNMPVGTSAEYRPALGSYYQMYRRVARSMGLLLVDHYANWQKILDQGREEFLEYVPDGIHPSNKSGREIIAPKIIETLMGN from the coding sequence ATGAGGGGAACACCATTGCTGCTAATCCTGGGCTTGCTGTGCGGACAGCTGAAGGGACAGTCAAGGTTGGTCGAGCAGCTGGCAAAAGGAAAGGACCAATTGGTAGTGGTATACGGTACGAGCCTTTCGAGCGGAGAAAGGGGAGGTGCTTGGATGGGAGAGGTGTCAAGGCAGCTTAACGCCAGGTATGACGGACACCTGGACTATATCCTTTCAGGAAAGGGAGGGATGTGGTCCACCTGGGGTGTACAGCACCTCGAGGACAGTGTAATAGCCAAACATCCCGATGTGGTGATAATAGAGTTTGCAATCAACGATGCCTTTGAAGATTACCATACCCCCCTGTCAGTTTCCGAACTGAACCTCCGTTATATGGTCGACAGGATAAAGCTTTCCGACCCTTCATGTGAAATTATACTGCAGGTGATGAACATGCCCGTGGGCACATCTGCCGAATACAGGCCAGCGTTGGGGAGTTATTACCAGATGTACAGAAGGGTGGCAAGATCCATGGGCCTCCTGTTGGTGGACCACTATGCCAACTGGCAAAAAATCCTTGACCAGGGCAGGGAAGAATTTCTGGAATATGTGCCCGACGGTATCCATCCCAGCAATAAGAGTGGCAGGGAGATAATCGCTCCGAAAATTATCGAAACATTAATGGGGAATTGA
- a CDS encoding glycoside hydrolase family 88/105 protein → MIKRINYTLILFYCFALALGGCASLGQQHFNHWPEGTAPEEVGSLLAEHFVETPHTNFGFDSPPSSITYSEVCTWYGALKFARYSDDQHLLEALEERYRPLMGEQQRLVPHPDHVDHTVFGAIPLELFLQTGKEKYLEQGIGFADQQWRLPERANGEQRKLAAEGLSWQTRYWIDDMFMISTIQAQAYRATGKERYMDRAAREMVVYLKELQRPNGLFYHAPDVPYFWGRGNGWMAAGMTELLRALPEDHPDRRTILQGYRTMMKSLLAHQAEDGMWRQLIDENSAWKETSSTGMFAFAMITGVKRGWLEEDVYGPAARKAWISLVSYIDENGDVRQVCQGTNKKNDKQYYLDRKRITGDMHGQAPVLWCAYALLEK, encoded by the coding sequence ATGATCAAGCGCATCAACTATACACTAATCCTGTTTTATTGCTTTGCCCTTGCCCTTGGGGGATGTGCGTCCCTGGGCCAGCAGCATTTTAACCATTGGCCGGAGGGCACGGCCCCTGAAGAAGTGGGAAGCCTTTTGGCCGAACACTTTGTGGAAACCCCACATACCAATTTTGGTTTTGACAGCCCTCCGTCATCCATTACCTATTCGGAAGTCTGTACCTGGTATGGGGCATTGAAGTTTGCCCGTTATTCGGATGACCAGCACCTTTTGGAAGCGCTGGAAGAACGCTACCGGCCATTGATGGGAGAGCAGCAACGCCTGGTTCCCCATCCAGACCATGTGGACCATACCGTATTCGGGGCCATACCCCTGGAACTTTTCCTCCAGACCGGAAAGGAAAAATACCTGGAACAGGGCATTGGTTTTGCCGACCAGCAGTGGCGCCTGCCGGAAAGGGCCAATGGGGAACAACGGAAATTGGCAGCAGAAGGCCTTTCCTGGCAGACCAGGTACTGGATCGATGATATGTTCATGATTTCCACCATCCAGGCCCAGGCTTACCGGGCCACGGGAAAAGAACGGTACATGGACCGGGCGGCCAGGGAGATGGTCGTATACCTAAAAGAACTTCAGCGCCCCAACGGGCTGTTTTACCATGCACCGGATGTGCCGTATTTCTGGGGCCGTGGAAACGGATGGATGGCCGCAGGAATGACCGAACTGCTTCGTGCCCTTCCCGAAGACCACCCCGATAGGAGGACTATCCTGCAGGGCTACAGGACAATGATGAAAAGCCTCCTTGCCCATCAGGCAGAGGACGGCATGTGGAGGCAGCTTATCGATGAAAACAGCGCATGGAAGGAAACCTCTTCCACCGGGATGTTTGCCTTTGCGATGATCACTGGGGTGAAAAGAGGATGGCTGGAAGAGGACGTCTATGGTCCCGCCGCCCGGAAAGCCTGGATAAGCCTGGTCAGCTATATTGATGAAAACGGGGATGTCAGACAGGTATGTCAGGGGACAAACAAAAAGAACGATAAACAATATTACCTCGACAGGAAAAGGATCACCGGGGACATGCACGGACAGGCACCGGTGCTATGGTGTGCGTATGCCCTGTTGGAAAAATAG
- a CDS encoding FAD-dependent oxidoreductase has protein sequence MRYLLLAMAITLVSFQHKKDERSTRTFKADIIIYGGTSAAVTAAVEASRSGKSVIMVSPDRHLGGLSSGGLGFTDTGNKEAIGGLAREFYHRVYLHYQQDTAWKWQRAAEYGNRGQGTVAMDGENRTMWIFEPHVAEQVFEGFIAENGIRVFRDQWLDRKQGVGMVGGEIREIQTLSGNTFQGKVFIDATYEGDLMAAAGVSYHVGREATTTYGENWNGIQKEAFHHGHHFKAPIDPYVVKGDPTSGLLPFISEEPPGTNGQGDNKIQAYCFRLCMSNHPDNRIAFEKPEGYDPADYQLLARVFESGWNEWFQKYDAIPNKKTDTNNHGPFSMDFIGENYAYPEASYQERKAIIKAHEQYQKGLLYFVAHDPEVPEQVRKQMQEWGLARDEFTDNGHWPHQLYIREARRMLGEGVLTELEVLGKRAVEHPIGMGSYSIDSHNVQRYVTEDGAVQNEGDIGIHPPEPYQISLGSILPRRQECINLLVPVCVSASHSAYGSVRMEPVFMILGQAAAATAVLAIDRDTGVQEVNYQTLRPKLLERGMVLDLDMPK, from the coding sequence ATGAGATATTTACTGCTAGCCATGGCCATTACCCTGGTTTCCTTCCAGCATAAGAAGGACGAAAGGAGTACCCGCACATTTAAGGCCGACATCATCATCTATGGCGGAACTTCTGCAGCTGTCACCGCAGCAGTGGAAGCCTCCCGGTCAGGAAAGTCGGTCATTATGGTTTCTCCTGACAGGCATTTGGGAGGCTTGTCCTCTGGAGGCCTGGGATTTACCGATACGGGAAACAAGGAAGCCATTGGTGGGCTGGCAAGGGAGTTTTACCATCGGGTGTACCTTCATTACCAGCAGGATACCGCCTGGAAATGGCAGCGGGCAGCGGAGTATGGCAACAGGGGACAGGGGACAGTGGCAATGGATGGAGAAAACAGGACCATGTGGATTTTCGAGCCACATGTTGCCGAACAGGTTTTTGAAGGCTTTATTGCCGAAAATGGGATCCGTGTTTTTCGAGACCAATGGCTGGACCGAAAACAGGGTGTCGGTATGGTTGGTGGAGAAATCAGGGAAATACAAACGCTATCAGGAAACACCTTTCAGGGGAAAGTCTTTATAGATGCAACCTACGAAGGTGACCTGATGGCTGCAGCCGGGGTATCCTATCATGTGGGCAGGGAGGCAACTACCACTTATGGGGAAAACTGGAACGGTATTCAGAAAGAGGCTTTTCACCATGGCCACCATTTTAAGGCGCCTATAGATCCCTATGTGGTCAAAGGTGATCCCACCAGCGGGCTGTTGCCGTTTATTTCGGAAGAACCCCCGGGGACCAACGGGCAGGGAGATAATAAGATACAGGCATATTGCTTCAGGCTTTGCATGAGCAACCATCCCGATAACCGGATAGCTTTCGAAAAACCGGAAGGTTATGACCCCGCCGATTACCAACTGCTGGCCAGGGTCTTTGAAAGCGGATGGAACGAATGGTTCCAAAAATATGATGCCATCCCCAACAAAAAGACCGACACCAATAACCATGGCCCGTTTAGCATGGACTTTATCGGGGAGAACTATGCTTACCCGGAAGCTTCCTACCAGGAGCGGAAGGCCATCATCAAGGCACATGAACAATATCAAAAAGGATTGCTCTATTTTGTTGCCCATGATCCTGAGGTTCCTGAGCAGGTGAGAAAACAAATGCAGGAATGGGGCTTGGCAAGGGATGAATTTACCGATAACGGACATTGGCCGCATCAGCTCTATATCCGGGAAGCAAGAAGGATGCTCGGAGAAGGTGTGCTGACCGAGTTGGAGGTGCTGGGCAAACGTGCCGTGGAGCATCCCATAGGTATGGGGTCATACAGCATCGACTCGCACAACGTCCAGCGTTATGTTACCGAAGATGGCGCAGTACAGAATGAAGGGGATATCGGCATACATCCTCCTGAACCATACCAGATTTCCCTTGGTTCAATTTTACCCAGGCGCCAGGAATGTATTAATCTGCTGGTGCCCGTATGTGTTTCGGCCTCCCATTCGGCTTATGGTTCAGTGCGAATGGAGCCGGTATTCATGATTTTGGGACAAGCTGCAGCGGCCACCGCTGTGCTGGCCATTGACCGGGATACTGGTGTACAGGAAGTAAATTACCAGACATTACGCCCCAAATTGTTGGAAAGGGGCATGGTGCTGGACTTGGACATGCCCAAATGA
- a CDS encoding glycoside hydrolase family 97 protein has protein sequence MRKTVILTLCLGMWTFAATLAQQSYQLRSPDRSMVLQLTVGDEISYALTVDGQKVVENSAIELITDQKDSRVWKVGKKDAYTVNRQLSPVVWQKSREITDHYNALHLRFKNGMSLQCRLYDNGAAWRWTSSLKGEYKVIEEKAEVNLGKDGKAWYPEESGFFSHNERAYKHYDLTEINGEKLASLPALFEVKGTKVLLTESDLFDYAGMWIKGSEQGVQGVFPHYPKEKKVTSDRDEKVIERADYIAKIEGKKDFPWRILMIAREDKELLTNQLVYQLARPSEGDFSWVKPGKVQWDWWHYNNVYEVPFRAGINTETYKYYIDFAAEHGIEYVLFDEGWCDTRDLMDVSSEMDMEVLTSYAQEKGVGLILWASWLVLDKQLDMALDKFSQWGIKGIKVDFMQRDDQDMVNYYEKVSRAAAKRKMLVDFHGAYKPTGWLRTYPNVLTSEGVLGNEISKFAGSITPDHTTTLPFTRMAAGPMDFTPGGMRNVHKEAFKGVPAEPMTLGTRCNQLAMYVVFESPLQMLCDIPTHYYQEPEAMEFLSTVPVEWAETIPLQAKIGDYVALARKAPNGDWYIGAMTDSSPRELEINFSFLPEGSYTMEVWKDGINADRNAKDFAQEKVTVNNQTVSTIKMSKGGGWVARISGK, from the coding sequence ATGAGGAAAACAGTAATTTTGACTTTATGTCTGGGTATGTGGACATTTGCCGCCACGCTGGCGCAGCAATCCTACCAACTCCGGTCTCCGGACCGGTCGATGGTTTTACAACTGACCGTTGGCGATGAGATCAGCTATGCATTGACCGTGGATGGGCAGAAAGTGGTGGAGAATTCCGCAATTGAACTGATCACCGACCAAAAAGACAGCCGTGTATGGAAAGTGGGAAAGAAGGATGCCTATACGGTGAACCGGCAACTTTCTCCAGTGGTTTGGCAAAAGAGCCGTGAGATAACCGATCACTATAACGCTTTGCACCTAAGGTTTAAAAACGGCATGTCACTCCAATGTCGTCTCTACGATAATGGGGCGGCATGGAGATGGACCAGTAGCCTAAAAGGGGAGTATAAGGTAATAGAGGAAAAGGCCGAAGTGAATTTGGGAAAGGATGGAAAGGCCTGGTATCCGGAAGAGAGCGGTTTTTTCTCCCATAACGAACGAGCCTATAAGCATTATGACCTGACAGAAATCAATGGGGAGAAGTTGGCAAGTTTACCGGCACTTTTCGAAGTGAAGGGAACCAAGGTGCTGCTGACAGAGTCCGACCTGTTTGATTATGCAGGCATGTGGATTAAAGGGAGCGAGCAAGGAGTACAAGGGGTGTTTCCCCATTATCCAAAAGAGAAAAAGGTGACCAGTGACCGGGATGAAAAGGTCATTGAGCGCGCCGATTATATTGCGAAAATAGAGGGAAAGAAGGATTTTCCCTGGAGAATTCTGATGATTGCCAGAGAGGACAAGGAGCTGTTGACCAATCAACTGGTCTACCAGCTTGCCAGGCCATCAGAAGGGGACTTCAGCTGGGTGAAGCCCGGTAAGGTGCAGTGGGACTGGTGGCATTACAACAACGTATATGAAGTGCCGTTTAGGGCCGGAATAAACACGGAGACCTATAAGTATTATATTGATTTTGCTGCTGAACATGGCATTGAATATGTCCTTTTTGATGAAGGATGGTGCGATACAAGGGACCTGATGGACGTTTCTTCTGAAATGGATATGGAAGTTTTAACCAGCTACGCGCAGGAAAAGGGCGTAGGGCTTATCCTCTGGGCTTCCTGGTTGGTATTGGACAAGCAACTGGACATGGCGTTGGACAAATTTTCCCAATGGGGAATTAAAGGTATAAAAGTTGATTTCATGCAGCGGGATGACCAGGATATGGTCAACTATTATGAGAAAGTTTCCAGGGCGGCGGCGAAGCGGAAGATGCTGGTGGATTTTCATGGGGCCTATAAACCTACTGGCTGGCTCCGGACCTATCCAAATGTGTTGACCTCGGAAGGGGTACTTGGCAATGAAATCAGTAAGTTTGCAGGATCGATTACCCCGGACCATACCACAACCCTGCCCTTTACCAGGATGGCAGCCGGTCCCATGGACTTTACCCCCGGAGGCATGAGGAATGTCCATAAGGAGGCGTTCAAGGGAGTGCCGGCCGAACCCATGACACTGGGGACACGGTGCAACCAACTGGCGATGTATGTGGTTTTTGAAAGTCCGTTGCAAATGTTATGCGACATCCCTACCCATTATTACCAGGAACCCGAAGCGATGGAATTCCTGTCCACAGTACCGGTGGAGTGGGCAGAGACCATCCCTTTACAGGCAAAAATCGGAGATTATGTTGCCCTGGCCAGGAAGGCACCCAACGGGGATTGGTATATTGGTGCCATGACCGACAGCAGCCCACGGGAGTTGGAGATCAATTTTTCATTTCTCCCTGAAGGCAGCTATACCATGGAAGTATGGAAAGACGGGATCAATGCGGACAGGAATGCCAAGGATTTTGCCCAGGAAAAAGTCACCGTAAACAACCAGACCGTTTCCACGATAAAAATGAGCAAAGGCGGGGGATGGGTCGCCAGGATTTCAGGAAAATAA
- a CDS encoding SusE domain-containing protein — protein sequence MKKYINNVIWAIMVLAGGISCTDTESIQTSLTEFSISFPQGGETIALDPESNAVVNFEWEPSNTGDGTLVFYEIQFDEVDGDFSDPLYVTMAENEGIDQLAAITHKDLNIIASRAGIAPLETGKVTLRILATNGVNEVFSENVLTVNLERPAGFAENPAQLFLWGAATEAGEDAESALQFKKLSDGVFEIYTALGPGEFQFADEKSGEMNRFYWDGTTIKSGEAGDSPATSTAPYRIRLNFNNGEAELVEIQSVGLWIAAENDVTETLAYQGDGVWKVAGIAIEWAEVSWGKDERYKFRITEKNLDGEESVRFWGSANKDNGRPNDSTGEGYYELHSTGETSQWDYTYKFPGEGENNDVLVYFQSSGAYRHEVIFN from the coding sequence ATGAAAAAATATATCAATAATGTCATATGGGCTATAATGGTGTTGGCCGGTGGAATAAGTTGTACGGATACCGAGTCGATACAAACGAGCCTTACGGAATTTTCCATTAGTTTTCCTCAGGGCGGAGAGACAATTGCACTGGATCCTGAAAGCAACGCGGTAGTGAATTTTGAATGGGAACCCTCAAACACCGGGGATGGGACATTGGTGTTTTATGAAATCCAGTTTGATGAAGTGGACGGGGATTTCAGTGATCCATTGTATGTTACCATGGCCGAGAATGAAGGTATAGACCAACTTGCCGCCATCACGCACAAGGATTTGAACATTATTGCCTCCAGAGCGGGAATTGCCCCTTTGGAGACAGGAAAGGTCACCCTTAGGATCCTGGCCACCAATGGTGTGAACGAGGTGTTTTCTGAAAATGTATTGACCGTTAACCTGGAGCGGCCGGCAGGATTTGCTGAAAATCCAGCACAATTGTTTTTATGGGGAGCGGCCACTGAGGCCGGAGAAGATGCCGAAAGCGCCCTTCAGTTTAAAAAACTCTCTGATGGGGTGTTTGAAATTTATACCGCCCTGGGCCCAGGGGAGTTTCAATTTGCCGATGAAAAGAGCGGTGAAATGAACCGTTTTTACTGGGATGGGACAACCATCAAGAGCGGTGAAGCAGGAGATAGCCCTGCTACCAGTACCGCCCCTTACCGTATACGGTTGAACTTCAATAACGGTGAAGCCGAATTGGTGGAAATCCAATCGGTAGGCCTGTGGATAGCAGCAGAAAATGATGTGACCGAAACACTTGCCTACCAGGGAGATGGTGTGTGGAAAGTGGCCGGTATAGCCATAGAATGGGCGGAAGTGTCCTGGGGAAAGGATGAGCGGTACAAGTTCCGGATAACGGAAAAAAACCTGGACGGGGAAGAAAGTGTCCGTTTTTGGGGAAGTGCCAATAAGGATAACGGCCGTCCAAATGACAGCACTGGTGAGGGGTACTATGAACTGCACAGCACCGGGGAGACCTCGCAGTGGGATTATACCTATAAATTTCCCGGGGAAGGTGAAAACAACGATGTTTTGGTGTATTTCCAGTCTTCTGGAGCCTATAGGCACGAAGTCATCTTTAATTGA